One stretch of Clupea harengus chromosome 2, Ch_v2.0.2, whole genome shotgun sequence DNA includes these proteins:
- the cobll1b gene encoding cordon-bleu protein-like 1b isoform X1, with protein sequence MTVDNCGKDLGQACRVDVVNRGMDDHGCQSTPHRRTRRSSKSKAPAPPPAVKGLDGPPLSPASPGYQRTAMEQQDNPLEQDLTLVVVLPEGVENTTVVHGSKPMMDLLVTLCAKYHLNPSGHTIELVSKNRNHIKFKPSALIGTLEAEKILLKPKGVMEERNKKAGSQMPEATVRLVINYKKTQKTILRVNPKIPLNELLPAICEKCEFDTTTTILLRNVQSDEPLDLTNSLNDFSIREVYARDTEATSPTDLPPSPTHSDTLCLSARKDKSQKERENKENKGLFSLFRKSRKKSDQPMTASAPASPILRKPRPVSMCALPSHTSSFNSNTMPSDMPKKRRAPLPPAMMSPEDTPDFGTDQQAKPQSPTQPDGHQDFPSGSRASPSESSLKRTKRKAPPPPTSTPSPSPPEEAPQERSLTGVPLPATLEEIREQEESLAPASPQEEPGESGSPLPRASTAQSDTQGDDSSLNLSADISMDSGRAEASSPTHDADMLSLSAYEDAGGDQACDLSSHGKLAGSLTSSEEYASQTLSAEAQVAPEGEDDDSGADPALESSERAASPAQEATAAEDVPGGVAELSRSPEASGSLRPPPDSTQLRAAEEPALESEPDRPGSRAASSLEESTQGEMSCTSSPEAQAGTPGVSSTPEPQPTPPLSAGLKRDMVTSTEEPNSPGSQEALSPATDRPTPSPTQTPAPNPAVALAPAPTPSPTQTPAPNPAVALAPAPTPSPTQTPVPDPAVALAPALATVKGGPVYVTDSKPKPKPSNEVTRDYIPKLGMTTYTIVPQKSLEKLRYFEVELTLEAPHVATEAEVSVGPLEASGSTLKTPDESTTTAQPADTRPAAPGADPPLRNGAEPSDSSAEHVAPPLQTSISTLVPVGDGADQAVPAAAAEAAGEVKEKKVPPATKPKPASFRLPQHKRTPGYYVTSAAVKSASGHKEAAGGQPKEPSPQAVHETAEEEGEEVEEEGTLPPPPPPLEPAGEVEHVGASASALAQSGQKPVDASPSPSPSPNPSPSPSGGHPDAQLTRQGSVPSKNQPPSPGLSLEKLRSFTAPKPYSPTSPSRFAQAVSSAVKKTRPLGQRPEGQTTCKVPLYPITGHSPIREVTEPSKNTVTDNGEKEDKCPGARGAEGAVTSSAGEDAGPADTQSGEPAPTEDQIHGNGAPHALPVSGVPPSMTLLQSSGEARAAAHEE encoded by the exons ATGACAGTAGATAACTGTGGTAAGGACCTAGGGCAGGCGTG TCGGGTAGACGTCGTCAACAGAGGTATGGATGACCATGGATGTCAAAGTACCCCTCATCGTCGCACAAG ACGGTCATCTAAGAGCAAAGCCCCCGCGCCTCCGCCGGCTGTGAAAGGCCTTGATGGTCCGCCGCTCTCCCCCGCTTCACCCGGCTACCAGCGCACGGCCATGGAACAGCAAGACAACCCCCTGGAGCAGGACCTGACCCTGGTGGTGGTGTTGCCCGAGGGTGTGGAGAATACCACGGTGGTGCACGGCAG CAAGCCCATGATGGACTTGTTAGTGACGCTGTGCGCCAAGTACCACCTGAACCCATCTGGACACACCATCGAGCTGGTCTCCAAGAACCGGAACCACATCAAGTTCAAGCCCAGCGCTTTGATAGGGACCCTGGAGGCCGAGAAGATCCTGCTCAAGCCCAAGGgggtgatggaggagaggaacaaaAAGGCCGGCTCTCAAATGCCCGAG GCAACTGTCCGACTGGTCATAAACTACAAGAAAACGCAGAAGACCATTCTCCGAGTCAATCCCAAGATCCCGCTCAACGAGCTCCTTCCAGCCATTTGTGAGAAATGTGAGTTCGACACAACGACGACAATCTTGCTGAGGAACGTGCAGTCGGACGAGCCTCTAGACCTGACCAACTCCCTCAACGATTTCAGCATCCGGGAAGTCTATGCAAGGGATACAGAAG CCACTAGTCCAAcggatctccctccctcacccactcaTTCAG acacactctgtctgtcggCCAGGAAGGAcaagagtcagaaagagagagaaaataaagaaaacaagggATTGTTCAGCCTTTTCAGAAAAAGTCGGAAGAAGtctgatcag CCAATGACGGCGAGCGCCCCTGCGTCCCCAATCCTGAGGAAGCCGAGGCCggtcagtatgtgtgctctccCGTCGCACACGTCCAGCTTCAACTCCAACACCATGCCGTCGGACATGCCAAAGAAGCGAAGGGCGCCCTTGCCCCCCGCCATGATGTCACCTGAAGACACCCCTGACTTTGGGACAGATCAGCAGGCCAAGCCCCAGTCTCCCACCCAGCCTGATGGCCATCAG GATTTTCCCTCCGGGAGTCGAGCGTCCCCCTCCGAGTCCTCGCTGAAGAGAACCAAGCGGAAGGCgcctcctccccccacctccacacccagCCCCTCTCCGCCTGAGGAGGCTCCACAGGAGAGGAGTCTGACAG GAGTTCCATTGCCAGCCACTCTGGAGGAGATTCGGGAACAGGAGGAGTCCCTGGCGCCCGCTTCCCCCCAGGAAGAGCCAGGTGAGTCAGGGTCTCCTCTGCCCCGGGCCTCCACTGCTCAGAGCGACACCCAGGGAGACGACAGCAGCCTCAACCTGTCCGCCGACATCTCCATGGACTCCGGGCGGGCCGAGGCGTCCTCGCCGACCCACGACGCCGACATGCTGAGCCTCTCGGCATACGAGGATGCGGGGGGAGATCAGGCGTGTGATCTGTCCTCACATGGCAA ACTAGCAGGCAGCTTGACGAGCAGCGAGGAGTATGCCAGTCAAACGCTAAGCGCAGAGGCCCAGGTTGCCCCCGAGGGCGAAGATGACG ACAGTGGTGCAGACCCAGCACTAGAGAGCAGTGAGCGGGCTGCCTCACCAGCTCAGGAAGCCACAGCGGCCGAGGACGTTCCTGGAGGCGTCGCTGAGCTAAGCCGCTCACCTGAGGCTTCTGGCTCTCTGCGGCCCCCGCCTGACAGCACGCAGCTCCGGGCAGCAGAGGAGCCCGCGTTAGAGAGTGAACCGGACCGACCCGGCAGCAGAGCAGCCAGCTCTCTGGAAGAATCTACGCAGGGTGAGATGAGTTGCACGTCTTCCCCCGAAGCTCAGGCCGGCACCCCTGGGGTTTCATCCACGCCTGAGCCCCAGCCGACGCCACCGCTGTCAGCTGGACTGAAGAGAGACATGGTCACGTCTACTGAGGAACCTAACAGCCCGGGGAGTCAGGAGGCTCTGTCTCCTGCTACGGATCGCCCCACGCCTAGCCCTACCCAGACCCCTGCCCCTAATCCTGCTGTGGCTCTTGCCCCAGCGCCCACGCCTAGCCCTACCCAGACCCCTGCCCCTAATCCTGCTGTGGCTCTTGCCCCGGCGCCCACGCCTAGCCCTACCCAAACCCCTGTCCCTGATCCTGCTGTGGCTCTTGCCCCGGCGCTTGCTACAGTCAAAGGGGGCCCAGTGTATGTCACCGACTCCAAGCCCAAACCAAAGCCTTCCAACGAAGTGACTCGGGACTATATCCCCAAGCTGGGCATGACCACCTACACCATAGTGCCTCAGAAGTCCCTGGAGAAGCTGCGCTACTTTGAGGTGGAGCTGACGCTGGAGGCGCCGCACGTGGCCACCGAGGCCGAGGTCAGCGTGGGCCCTCTAGAGGCCTCAGGCAGCACGCTGAAGACTCCCGATGAGTCGACGACCACAGCCCAGCCTGCAGACACTCGCCCCGCCGCCCCCGGGGCTGATCCACCACTTAGGAATGGGGCCGAGCCAAGCGACTCATCTGCCGAGCACGTCGCTCCTCCCCTACAGACGTCTATTTCCACGTTGGTCCCAGTTGGGGACGGCGCAGACCAGGCTGTTCCAGCGgcggcagcagaggcagcaggggAGGTCAAGGAGAAGAAAGTTCCACCCGCAACTAAACCCAAACCTGCCTCTTTCCGCTTGCCACAGCACAAAAGAACACCTGGGTATTATGTAACCTCTGCAGCGGTGAAGAGTGCCAGCGGCCACAAGGAGGCTGCAGGGGGCCAACCCAAGGAGCCCAGCCCTCAGGCAGTCCATgagacagcagaggaggaaggggaggaggtggaggaggagggtacCCTACCCCCTCCACCGCCCCCACTAGAGCCCGCTGGAGAGGTGGAGCATGTGGGGGCTTCAGCCAGTGCCCTAGCCCAATCAGGCCAGAAGCCAGTGGAtgccagccccagccccagccccagccccaacccTAGCCCTAGCCCCAGTGGCGGACACCCTGACGCCCAGCTGACGAGGCAGGGCAGTGTGCCCAGTAAGAATCAACCGCCCTCCCCTGGGCTCAGCCTGGAGAAGTTGCGCAGCTTCACAGCGCCCAAGCCCTACTCCCCGACCTCGCCCTCCCGCTTTGCCCAGGCGGTGTCCTCAGCTGTCAAGAAGACCCGGCCCCTGGGACAGAGGCCTGAGGGGCAAACTACATGCAAGGTGCCCCTCTACCCCATCACGGGCCACAGCCCTATAAGAGAGGTGACAGAGCCCTCTAAAAATACG GTGACAGACAatggggagaaagaggacaaaTGTCCAGGTGCACGGGGAGCAGAGGGGGCCGTGACCAGCTCCGCCGGTGAGGACGCGGGACCTGCGGACACCCAGAGCGGAGAGCCAGCGCCCACGGAGGACCAGATCCATGGAAACGGAGCGCCCCATGCTCTCCCA GTGTCAGGAGTTCCTCCCTCAATGACGCTGTTGCAGAGTTCAGGCGAGGCGCGGGCGGCGGCACACGAGGAGTag
- the cobll1b gene encoding cordon-bleu protein-like 1b isoform X2 codes for MEQQDNPLEQDLTLVVVLPEGVENTTVVHGSKPMMDLLVTLCAKYHLNPSGHTIELVSKNRNHIKFKPSALIGTLEAEKILLKPKGVMEERNKKAGSQMPEATVRLVINYKKTQKTILRVNPKIPLNELLPAICEKCEFDTTTTILLRNVQSDEPLDLTNSLNDFSIREVYARDTEATSPTDLPPSPTHSDTLCLSARKDKSQKERENKENKGLFSLFRKSRKKSDQPMTASAPASPILRKPRPVSMCALPSHTSSFNSNTMPSDMPKKRRAPLPPAMMSPEDTPDFGTDQQAKPQSPTQPDGHQDFPSGSRASPSESSLKRTKRKAPPPPTSTPSPSPPEEAPQERSLTGVPLPATLEEIREQEESLAPASPQEEPGESGSPLPRASTAQSDTQGDDSSLNLSADISMDSGRAEASSPTHDADMLSLSAYEDAGGDQACDLSSHGKLAGSLTSSEEYASQTLSAEAQVAPEGEDDDSGADPALESSERAASPAQEATAAEDVPGGVAELSRSPEASGSLRPPPDSTQLRAAEEPALESEPDRPGSRAASSLEESTQGEMSCTSSPEAQAGTPGVSSTPEPQPTPPLSAGLKRDMVTSTEEPNSPGSQEALSPATDRPTPSPTQTPAPNPAVALAPAPTPSPTQTPAPNPAVALAPAPTPSPTQTPVPDPAVALAPALATVKGGPVYVTDSKPKPKPSNEVTRDYIPKLGMTTYTIVPQKSLEKLRYFEVELTLEAPHVATEAEVSVGPLEASGSTLKTPDESTTTAQPADTRPAAPGADPPLRNGAEPSDSSAEHVAPPLQTSISTLVPVGDGADQAVPAAAAEAAGEVKEKKVPPATKPKPASFRLPQHKRTPGYYVTSAAVKSASGHKEAAGGQPKEPSPQAVHETAEEEGEEVEEEGTLPPPPPPLEPAGEVEHVGASASALAQSGQKPVDASPSPSPSPNPSPSPSGGHPDAQLTRQGSVPSKNQPPSPGLSLEKLRSFTAPKPYSPTSPSRFAQAVSSAVKKTRPLGQRPEGQTTCKVPLYPITGHSPIREVTEPSKNTVTDNGEKEDKCPGARGAEGAVTSSAGEDAGPADTQSGEPAPTEDQIHGNGAPHALPVSGVPPSMTLLQSSGEARAAAHEE; via the exons ATGGAACAGCAAGACAACCCCCTGGAGCAGGACCTGACCCTGGTGGTGGTGTTGCCCGAGGGTGTGGAGAATACCACGGTGGTGCACGGCAG CAAGCCCATGATGGACTTGTTAGTGACGCTGTGCGCCAAGTACCACCTGAACCCATCTGGACACACCATCGAGCTGGTCTCCAAGAACCGGAACCACATCAAGTTCAAGCCCAGCGCTTTGATAGGGACCCTGGAGGCCGAGAAGATCCTGCTCAAGCCCAAGGgggtgatggaggagaggaacaaaAAGGCCGGCTCTCAAATGCCCGAG GCAACTGTCCGACTGGTCATAAACTACAAGAAAACGCAGAAGACCATTCTCCGAGTCAATCCCAAGATCCCGCTCAACGAGCTCCTTCCAGCCATTTGTGAGAAATGTGAGTTCGACACAACGACGACAATCTTGCTGAGGAACGTGCAGTCGGACGAGCCTCTAGACCTGACCAACTCCCTCAACGATTTCAGCATCCGGGAAGTCTATGCAAGGGATACAGAAG CCACTAGTCCAAcggatctccctccctcacccactcaTTCAG acacactctgtctgtcggCCAGGAAGGAcaagagtcagaaagagagagaaaataaagaaaacaagggATTGTTCAGCCTTTTCAGAAAAAGTCGGAAGAAGtctgatcag CCAATGACGGCGAGCGCCCCTGCGTCCCCAATCCTGAGGAAGCCGAGGCCggtcagtatgtgtgctctccCGTCGCACACGTCCAGCTTCAACTCCAACACCATGCCGTCGGACATGCCAAAGAAGCGAAGGGCGCCCTTGCCCCCCGCCATGATGTCACCTGAAGACACCCCTGACTTTGGGACAGATCAGCAGGCCAAGCCCCAGTCTCCCACCCAGCCTGATGGCCATCAG GATTTTCCCTCCGGGAGTCGAGCGTCCCCCTCCGAGTCCTCGCTGAAGAGAACCAAGCGGAAGGCgcctcctccccccacctccacacccagCCCCTCTCCGCCTGAGGAGGCTCCACAGGAGAGGAGTCTGACAG GAGTTCCATTGCCAGCCACTCTGGAGGAGATTCGGGAACAGGAGGAGTCCCTGGCGCCCGCTTCCCCCCAGGAAGAGCCAGGTGAGTCAGGGTCTCCTCTGCCCCGGGCCTCCACTGCTCAGAGCGACACCCAGGGAGACGACAGCAGCCTCAACCTGTCCGCCGACATCTCCATGGACTCCGGGCGGGCCGAGGCGTCCTCGCCGACCCACGACGCCGACATGCTGAGCCTCTCGGCATACGAGGATGCGGGGGGAGATCAGGCGTGTGATCTGTCCTCACATGGCAA ACTAGCAGGCAGCTTGACGAGCAGCGAGGAGTATGCCAGTCAAACGCTAAGCGCAGAGGCCCAGGTTGCCCCCGAGGGCGAAGATGACG ACAGTGGTGCAGACCCAGCACTAGAGAGCAGTGAGCGGGCTGCCTCACCAGCTCAGGAAGCCACAGCGGCCGAGGACGTTCCTGGAGGCGTCGCTGAGCTAAGCCGCTCACCTGAGGCTTCTGGCTCTCTGCGGCCCCCGCCTGACAGCACGCAGCTCCGGGCAGCAGAGGAGCCCGCGTTAGAGAGTGAACCGGACCGACCCGGCAGCAGAGCAGCCAGCTCTCTGGAAGAATCTACGCAGGGTGAGATGAGTTGCACGTCTTCCCCCGAAGCTCAGGCCGGCACCCCTGGGGTTTCATCCACGCCTGAGCCCCAGCCGACGCCACCGCTGTCAGCTGGACTGAAGAGAGACATGGTCACGTCTACTGAGGAACCTAACAGCCCGGGGAGTCAGGAGGCTCTGTCTCCTGCTACGGATCGCCCCACGCCTAGCCCTACCCAGACCCCTGCCCCTAATCCTGCTGTGGCTCTTGCCCCAGCGCCCACGCCTAGCCCTACCCAGACCCCTGCCCCTAATCCTGCTGTGGCTCTTGCCCCGGCGCCCACGCCTAGCCCTACCCAAACCCCTGTCCCTGATCCTGCTGTGGCTCTTGCCCCGGCGCTTGCTACAGTCAAAGGGGGCCCAGTGTATGTCACCGACTCCAAGCCCAAACCAAAGCCTTCCAACGAAGTGACTCGGGACTATATCCCCAAGCTGGGCATGACCACCTACACCATAGTGCCTCAGAAGTCCCTGGAGAAGCTGCGCTACTTTGAGGTGGAGCTGACGCTGGAGGCGCCGCACGTGGCCACCGAGGCCGAGGTCAGCGTGGGCCCTCTAGAGGCCTCAGGCAGCACGCTGAAGACTCCCGATGAGTCGACGACCACAGCCCAGCCTGCAGACACTCGCCCCGCCGCCCCCGGGGCTGATCCACCACTTAGGAATGGGGCCGAGCCAAGCGACTCATCTGCCGAGCACGTCGCTCCTCCCCTACAGACGTCTATTTCCACGTTGGTCCCAGTTGGGGACGGCGCAGACCAGGCTGTTCCAGCGgcggcagcagaggcagcaggggAGGTCAAGGAGAAGAAAGTTCCACCCGCAACTAAACCCAAACCTGCCTCTTTCCGCTTGCCACAGCACAAAAGAACACCTGGGTATTATGTAACCTCTGCAGCGGTGAAGAGTGCCAGCGGCCACAAGGAGGCTGCAGGGGGCCAACCCAAGGAGCCCAGCCCTCAGGCAGTCCATgagacagcagaggaggaaggggaggaggtggaggaggagggtacCCTACCCCCTCCACCGCCCCCACTAGAGCCCGCTGGAGAGGTGGAGCATGTGGGGGCTTCAGCCAGTGCCCTAGCCCAATCAGGCCAGAAGCCAGTGGAtgccagccccagccccagccccagccccaacccTAGCCCTAGCCCCAGTGGCGGACACCCTGACGCCCAGCTGACGAGGCAGGGCAGTGTGCCCAGTAAGAATCAACCGCCCTCCCCTGGGCTCAGCCTGGAGAAGTTGCGCAGCTTCACAGCGCCCAAGCCCTACTCCCCGACCTCGCCCTCCCGCTTTGCCCAGGCGGTGTCCTCAGCTGTCAAGAAGACCCGGCCCCTGGGACAGAGGCCTGAGGGGCAAACTACATGCAAGGTGCCCCTCTACCCCATCACGGGCCACAGCCCTATAAGAGAGGTGACAGAGCCCTCTAAAAATACG GTGACAGACAatggggagaaagaggacaaaTGTCCAGGTGCACGGGGAGCAGAGGGGGCCGTGACCAGCTCCGCCGGTGAGGACGCGGGACCTGCGGACACCCAGAGCGGAGAGCCAGCGCCCACGGAGGACCAGATCCATGGAAACGGAGCGCCCCATGCTCTCCCA GTGTCAGGAGTTCCTCCCTCAATGACGCTGTTGCAGAGTTCAGGCGAGGCGCGGGCGGCGGCACACGAGGAGTag
- the slc38a11 gene encoding putative sodium-coupled neutral amino acid transporter 11, with product MIFEMENGPINKRVGDQQIDNDRTSLLTTQKEDAELGTSSMTSASFNFINSIIGSGIIGLPYALNQAGLPLGLLLLVGVAFITDYSIILLIRGGNISGTSSYQSLVYSTFGFAGYLVLSVLQFLYPFIAMISYNIIAGDTLTKVFLRIPGVGPESMFADRHFVILATTILFTLPLSLYRDIAKLGKVSLISMVLTFAILITVIIRAATLGPQIPPTEEPWAFARWNAIQAVGVMSFAFICHHNSFLIYGSLREPTLSNWSRVTHLSVGFAFLVSAAFSVAGYITFTGYTQGDLFENYCRNDNLATFGRFCYGISIVTTFPLECFVTREVVSNVFFKGILSNTAHVVVTFIIVSACTAMSLGFDCLGVVLELNGVLSATPLIFIIPSACFLKLSSGRWFQGENIIPCIILLAGVFVMTTGLIMTVLYPQDCSHGAEMFYCKTSNMSVISTTAPPLLPVQNSTPVQNSIFDMR from the exons ATGATTTTTGAAATGGAGAATGGACCGATCAACAAACGTGTCGGAGATCAACAG ATTGATAATGATCGAACATCGCTTTTAACAACGCAAAAGGAAGATGCCGAATTAGGAACAAGCTCGATGACCTCGGCATCTTTTAATTTCATCAATTCGATTATCGGATCTGGAATTATAG GATTACCATATGCTCTGAACCAAGCTGGTTTACCACTTGGACTGCTGCTGCTTGTGGGTGTTGCCTTCATCACAG ATTACTCCATCATACTACTAATTAGAGGAGGCAATATCTCAGGCACAAGCAGTTACCAGTCTTTAGTGTACAGCACATTTGGTTTCGCTGGATATTTGGTTCTCTCTGTGCTGCAGTTTCTATATCCTTTCATTG CTATGATCAGCTATAACATCATTGCAGGAGACACACTGACCAAAGTGTTTCTAAGGATACCCGGAG TTGGCCCAGAGAGCATGTTTGCAGATCGACATTTTGTCATCTTGGCAACCACCATTCTCTTCACTCTTCCACTGTCTCTTTATCGTGACATTGCGAAGTTGGGAAAG GTATCCTTGATTTCCATGGTGTTGACTTTTGCTATCCTCATCACGGTCATCATCAGAGCAGCCACTCTTGGACCACAGAT TCCCCCTACAGAGGAACCTTGGGCGTTTGCTCGGTGGAATGCCATCCAGGCCGTTGGTGTCATGTCTTTTG CCTTCATCTGCCATCACAACAGCTTCCTGATTTATGGATCCCTACGAGAGCCCACACTAAGCAACTGGTCACGAGTCACACACCTGTCAGTGGGCTTTGCCTTCCTGGTCAGTGCTGCGTTTTCTGTGGCCGGCTACATCACCTTCACAGGGTACACACAAG GGGACCTATTTGAAAACTACTGCAGAAATGATAACCTTGCTACATTTGGCCGCTTCTGCTACGGGATCAGTATTGTGACCACTTTTCCTCTTGAGTGCTTTGTGACACGAGAG GTGGtgtcaaatgtatttttcaAAGGGATTCTCTCCAACACTGCCCATGTTGTGGTCACATTCATTATAGTATCTGCGTGTACTGCAATGTCTCTGGGCTTTGACTGCCTTGGTGTTGTTCTGGAATTAAAT ggagtctTAAGTGCCACCCCTCTGATATTCATCATTCCATCAGCATGTTTCTTGAAGTTGTCATCAGGCCGCTGGTTTCAGGGGGAGAACATCATCCCCTGCATCATCCTGCTAGCTGGGGTCTTTGTTATGACCACCGGCCTAATCATGACAGTCCTTTATCCCCAGGATTGCTCTCACGGGGCAGAGATGTTCTACTGCAAGACTTCCAACATGTCTGTGATCTCGACCACTGCACCTCCACTACTGCCAGTGCAGAATTCAACGCCAGTGCAGAATTCCATCTTTGACATGCGATAA